One genomic window of Deinococcus deserti VCD115 includes the following:
- a CDS encoding YqhA family protein codes for MSQQSPDHHSKRDLFSDLIGRTRFVVLIAVIAVLLVSFSLFLQGTFLALHTIYETWHDMLTKGISSQSGTLAVEFLEVVGTMLKAVVFYLIGVGLYSLFIKPLNLTSALGVESLSDLEQKVVSVIIVILGVTFLEHFIRWQNPLETLYFAGSLALAGGALVFFQTVHRGKGSDLQQPEAKLRARRELFEHDTEQLVISERDVKRAEHATQAKIEGKVEAEAGSE; via the coding sequence GTGAGCCAGCAAAGCCCTGATCATCATTCCAAACGGGACCTGTTCAGTGACCTGATCGGCCGCACGCGTTTTGTTGTTCTGATTGCGGTTATTGCGGTGCTGCTGGTTTCTTTCAGTCTATTTTTGCAGGGCACGTTCCTGGCCCTGCACACCATCTATGAGACCTGGCACGACATGTTGACCAAAGGCATCTCAAGCCAGTCGGGAACACTGGCCGTCGAGTTCCTGGAGGTCGTGGGCACCATGCTCAAGGCGGTCGTGTTCTATCTGATTGGTGTGGGTCTGTACTCGCTGTTCATCAAGCCTCTGAATCTGACTTCAGCTCTGGGTGTGGAAAGCCTGAGTGACCTTGAACAGAAAGTCGTTTCCGTCATTATCGTTATTCTCGGCGTGACGTTTCTGGAGCATTTCATCCGCTGGCAGAATCCACTCGAAACCCTTTATTTCGCGGGTTCACTGGCGCTGGCGGGTGGGGCGCTGGTGTTTTTTCAGACGGTGCATCGGGGAAAGGGCAGCGACCTGCAACAGCCGGAAGCAAAACTTCGTGCCCGCCGTGAGTTGTTTGAGCATGATACGGAGCAGCTTGTGATCAGTGAACGGGACGTCAAACGGGCCGAACATGCCACCCAAGCCAAAATAGAGGGCAAAGTAGAGGCTGAGGCCGGCTCCGAGTAG
- a CDS encoding PIG-L deacetylase family protein, with product MQASLLAVFAHPDDEALRCGGTLARYAAQGAAVTLICLTRGEAGKNTDPELLVTDLAAQREQELRDSCAQLGVAPPIFLGYHDSCRGERLRRDDPLATINADPLEIEARILEVIALVRPQVMLTFDPHGIYGHPDHLVAHRAATAAFTSAGIHGHAVHRLFYVVQTGEEMRRLQSGQALGVLSGLAPQTYAVCEATVAARIDVRAHAGQKRAALRSHRTQTGPLSTLGNLSDAQIGPLLEQETFSLGGLRGPLSRYPVEDLFEGLDVTFHQEQLCRT from the coding sequence ATGCAGGCATCGCTGCTGGCTGTCTTTGCTCACCCCGACGATGAAGCGCTGCGGTGCGGTGGAACCCTCGCCAGATACGCTGCACAGGGCGCAGCTGTCACTCTGATCTGCCTGACGCGCGGGGAAGCCGGGAAAAATACCGACCCTGAACTGTTAGTGACGGATCTCGCCGCTCAGCGCGAACAGGAGCTTCGGGACTCCTGCGCACAACTCGGCGTGGCACCCCCGATTTTTCTCGGGTACCACGACAGCTGCCGCGGCGAACGGCTCCGGCGGGACGACCCCCTCGCGACCATCAATGCCGACCCTCTGGAAATCGAGGCGCGGATTCTGGAAGTGATTGCCCTGGTGCGGCCTCAGGTGATGCTGACCTTCGATCCGCACGGTATCTATGGCCATCCGGATCATCTCGTCGCCCACCGGGCGGCCACAGCAGCATTCACTAGCGCCGGGATTCACGGGCATGCGGTGCACCGTCTGTTTTACGTGGTGCAGACAGGTGAGGAGATGCGGCGCCTCCAAAGCGGGCAGGCGCTTGGCGTGCTCAGCGGGCTTGCCCCGCAGACGTACGCGGTGTGTGAAGCCACGGTTGCAGCCCGGATTGACGTCCGTGCGCACGCGGGACAGAAGCGCGCTGCGCTGCGTTCTCACCGGACGCAGACCGGCCCACTGAGTACCCTCGGAAACCTGTCAGATGCGCAGATAGGGCCGCTGCTGGAGCAGGAGACGTTTAGCCTGGGTGGCTTACGCGGCCCCCTGTCGCGCTATCCGGTCGAGGACCTGTTCGAGGGCCTGGATGTGACGTTCCACCAGGAGCAGCTGTGCAGGACCTGA
- a CDS encoding arabinan endo-1,5-alpha-L-arabinosidase yields MYYAASPFGTRNSAIGVASSTNPCATGTWTDHGPILRSSSTTTDDNAIDPNVHWDSTSGWWKSWGSFFGGIKIQHMSSMTTFDGPTCTIASRPGVANNPVEAPSTFKRGKYHYLFASWDSCCKGLDSTYKTVVGRATSITGPYSDKNGVRLDQGGEPLYLTTGPTKSARAAGKRQLLLHTPLLRPQQRRQPQNGCQAAGVEWQLALYQRNDQRVQPRQRWNLPAR; encoded by the coding sequence ATGTACTACGCTGCTTCTCCGTTCGGCACCAGAAACTCTGCTATCGGTGTGGCCAGCAGCACCAACCCGTGTGCCACCGGCACCTGGACCGACCACGGGCCCATTCTGAGGTCCAGCAGCACGACCACGGATGACAACGCCATCGATCCCAATGTGCACTGGGATAGCACCAGCGGCTGGTGGAAGTCATGGGGATCGTTTTTTGGCGGCATCAAAATTCAGCACATGAGCAGCATGACCACCTTCGACGGGCCGACCTGCACCATCGCGTCCCGGCCAGGAGTGGCCAATAACCCGGTCGAGGCACCTTCGACCTTCAAACGGGGCAAATACCACTACCTGTTCGCGTCATGGGACAGCTGCTGCAAAGGCCTGGACAGCACCTATAAAACCGTGGTCGGGCGCGCAACCAGTATCACTGGCCCGTACTCCGACAAGAACGGCGTCCGCCTGGACCAGGGCGGGGAACCCCTGTACTTAACCACCGGGCCAACAAAGTCGGCCAGGGCGGCAGGAAAACGGCAACTTCTACTTCACACACCATTACTACGACCGCAACAGCGGAGGCAGCCCCAAAATGGATGTCAAGCTGCTGGAGTGGAATGGCAGCTGGCCCTATACCAGCGAAACGACCAACGGGTACAACCTCGTCAGCGGTGGAACCTACCGGCTCGTTAA
- a CDS encoding TerC/Alx family metal homeostasis membrane protein — MEFLLDLWLGKPAWMWLMFITLVMALLAFDLGVLGKRREAQAASGAGQPHEIGVKASLKLSLFYISVALLFGVWVWSTLGPQSGIEYLTGFAVEKALALDNVFVISVIFGALAIPRHLQHRVLVWGILGVIVLRGLMIGLGTALVTQFDWIMWVFGAFLLLTGIKLLLARGGHSDAPDLERHPVVRLLKRIIPVSSELDGQKFLTRLPEAGGRRRLHATPLLLALVLVEAADLVFAVDSIPAIFAITQDPFLVYTSNIFAILGLRALYFALDALIHRFEALKPALALVLMFIGGKIFYTQLFGKMDPALSLGITLSILAGGILTSLWKNRTPGPAAKPQL, encoded by the coding sequence ATGGAATTCCTTCTTGACCTCTGGTTGGGCAAACCCGCCTGGATGTGGCTGATGTTTATCACCCTGGTCATGGCCCTGCTGGCTTTTGACCTGGGCGTCCTTGGAAAGCGCCGCGAGGCCCAGGCTGCTTCAGGTGCAGGGCAGCCCCACGAGATTGGGGTGAAAGCGAGCCTCAAACTGAGTCTCTTCTACATTAGCGTTGCCCTGCTGTTCGGGGTGTGGGTCTGGTCGACGCTTGGCCCCCAGAGCGGTATCGAGTACCTGACTGGCTTCGCTGTCGAGAAGGCACTGGCGCTCGACAACGTCTTTGTCATCAGTGTGATTTTTGGAGCACTGGCCATTCCCAGACACCTGCAACACCGGGTTCTGGTGTGGGGCATTCTCGGTGTCATCGTCCTGCGTGGGCTGATGATTGGGCTCGGTACGGCTCTGGTGACCCAGTTCGACTGGATCATGTGGGTGTTCGGCGCCTTCCTCCTGCTGACCGGCATCAAATTGCTGCTGGCCAGAGGTGGCCATTCGGACGCGCCCGATCTCGAACGTCATCCGGTGGTGCGGCTGCTCAAACGCATCATTCCCGTGAGTTCCGAGCTTGACGGCCAGAAGTTCCTGACCCGGCTGCCGGAGGCCGGCGGTCGGCGGCGTCTGCACGCCACGCCCCTGCTTCTGGCCCTGGTTCTGGTGGAAGCAGCGGACCTGGTGTTCGCAGTTGATTCGATCCCAGCTATCTTCGCCATTACACAAGACCCTTTTCTGGTCTACACCAGCAACATCTTTGCCATCCTTGGCCTGCGTGCCCTGTACTTTGCCCTGGACGCACTGATTCACCGCTTCGAAGCCTTGAAGCCAGCGCTTGCCCTGGTCCTGATGTTTATTGGCGGCAAGATTTTCTACACTCAGCTTTTCGGCAAGATGGACCCGGCACTGAGCCTGGGGATCACGCTCAGTATCCTGGCGGGCGGTATCCTGACAAGCCTGTGGAAGAACCGTACCCCAGGACCGGCAGCCAAACCACAGCTATAG
- a CDS encoding extracellular solute-binding protein has product MKKLLTLALALSVTASAAPVTLTYWQYDFASKVSTMNELIKKFEAQNPDIKIKQETFPYDAYNQKVASSVPAGQGPDVVNLFYGWLPQYVDSGYLQPLPEKEFPIRAIESGFVPMIKTSKMNGKYYALPTSVRTLAVFYNKDLLKASGVLTPPRTWEDFIAASKKIVKGSPPRFTQLGFGIQPDGQDFHMVREVLIRQFGGTPYSDGGKKVNYDSPAGVKAMTFYTELFTKHKLGTPNFFPGNNSYRDAFIAGKVGMIIDGSFAVATISKGAKFNWGVMPLPTFKNSNVRGNFGSYWVNGITKNAKGEKLEAAVKFIKFLTSAETQQTWLRSVGEIPASKKLVNDPALRKDPVYGPFVYALPFASSTLFVDEAGQRKAWVDAINTVLLQGGTPANAVKRAAAEEQKILDGHYK; this is encoded by the coding sequence ATGAAAAAGTTGCTTACGCTCGCCCTTGCCCTGAGTGTCACGGCCTCTGCCGCGCCTGTCACGCTGACGTACTGGCAATATGACTTTGCCAGCAAGGTCAGCACGATGAACGAACTGATCAAGAAGTTCGAAGCGCAGAATCCCGACATCAAGATCAAGCAGGAAACGTTCCCGTACGACGCCTACAACCAGAAAGTCGCCTCCAGCGTGCCCGCAGGCCAGGGTCCGGACGTGGTGAACCTGTTCTACGGCTGGCTTCCGCAATACGTCGACAGTGGGTACCTCCAGCCTCTTCCCGAGAAGGAGTTCCCTATCCGCGCGATCGAGAGTGGGTTCGTACCCATGATCAAGACAAGCAAGATGAACGGCAAGTATTATGCGCTGCCCACCTCAGTCCGAACCCTGGCGGTGTTTTACAACAAAGACCTGCTGAAGGCCTCGGGGGTGCTGACGCCCCCACGGACCTGGGAAGACTTTATCGCCGCGTCGAAAAAGATTGTGAAGGGCTCGCCCCCACGCTTCACGCAGCTTGGTTTCGGAATTCAGCCGGATGGTCAGGACTTCCACATGGTGCGGGAAGTACTGATCCGGCAGTTCGGTGGTACGCCGTACAGCGACGGCGGGAAAAAAGTGAACTACGACAGCCCCGCCGGCGTGAAAGCGATGACTTTTTACACTGAGCTGTTCACCAAGCATAAACTTGGAACACCCAACTTTTTCCCTGGCAACAACAGCTACCGCGACGCTTTCATTGCCGGGAAGGTCGGCATGATCATCGATGGATCGTTCGCTGTCGCCACCATCAGCAAAGGCGCCAAGTTCAATTGGGGCGTGATGCCGCTGCCGACCTTCAAAAACAGCAATGTGCGCGGCAACTTCGGCTCGTACTGGGTCAATGGCATTACCAAGAACGCCAAGGGCGAGAAGCTCGAGGCGGCCGTGAAGTTCATCAAGTTTCTGACCAGCGCAGAAACGCAGCAGACCTGGCTGCGGAGCGTCGGTGAGATTCCCGCCAGCAAGAAGCTGGTCAACGATCCGGCGCTGCGCAAGGACCCCGTGTACGGCCCCTTCGTGTACGCCCTGCCATTTGCGTCCTCAACGCTGTTCGTTGACGAGGCGGGCCAGCGCAAGGCCTGGGTCGACGCCATCAACACGGTGCTGCTGCAAGGCGGCACGCCTGCCAACGCCGTGAAGAGGGCCGCCGCAGAAGAACAGAAGATCCTGGATGGACATTACAAGTAA
- a CDS encoding carbohydrate ABC transporter permease — protein sequence MILASTPRRKPDLKTGLAYAALTVGIVITLFPFVWMLLTSLKSFQELFNLTFLPSQPTLDNYRQVLTETKFLIWFANSLLIAAITTVSVLFFDSLVGYTLAKFEFPGKNLIFLLILSTLMIPTEMLVIPWFVGVSDLELTKSVPGAYFAIMFPGLISAFGVFLMRQFFESLPTDLLEAARIDGMSEFGIFTTIAMPLVKPALASLAIFTFLGNWNAFLWPLIVIQQPQFRTLPVGTALFNGEAGTQWGLIMAASSLAVIPVLLVFSIFQKQIIDGIVLTGLKG from the coding sequence ATGATCCTGGCCTCCACGCCCCGCCGCAAACCCGACCTCAAGACAGGGCTGGCCTACGCCGCGCTGACCGTCGGAATCGTCATCACGCTTTTCCCTTTTGTATGGATGCTCCTGACCAGCCTGAAAAGCTTCCAGGAACTGTTCAACCTGACGTTTCTGCCGTCGCAGCCTACGCTCGACAACTACCGGCAGGTGCTGACCGAAACCAAGTTCCTGATCTGGTTTGCCAACAGCCTGCTGATTGCCGCCATCACCACGGTCAGCGTGTTGTTTTTCGATTCGCTCGTCGGCTATACGCTGGCCAAATTCGAGTTTCCGGGCAAGAACCTGATCTTTTTGCTGATCCTTTCGACCCTGATGATTCCCACGGAAATGCTGGTCATCCCCTGGTTCGTGGGGGTCAGCGATCTTGAACTGACGAAAAGCGTGCCTGGCGCGTACTTCGCCATCATGTTCCCAGGTCTGATCAGCGCGTTCGGGGTATTTCTGATGCGGCAATTCTTCGAAAGTCTGCCGACCGATCTTCTTGAAGCGGCGCGCATTGACGGCATGAGCGAATTCGGCATCTTTACCACAATTGCCATGCCCCTGGTAAAACCTGCCCTGGCCAGCCTGGCGATCTTCACTTTTCTGGGCAACTGGAACGCTTTCCTGTGGCCGCTGATTGTCATTCAGCAGCCTCAGTTCAGGACGCTGCCGGTCGGCACGGCTCTGTTCAACGGAGAGGCCGGCACCCAGTGGGGGCTGATCATGGCCGCCAGCAGCCTCGCTGTGATACCGGTCCTGCTTGTCTTTTCCATCTTTCAGAAGCAGATTATCGACGGCATTGTCCTGACCGGGCTCAAGGGATAA
- a CDS encoding carbohydrate kinase family protein — protein sequence MQDLMPLAIVGNVNVDLILGPLADWPEHGTEVLVPELVWRVGGSAGHVAVACAELGTGALTVSTVGTDLAGEWLRQQFAPSTVDWIPVPQDTSITTAFHHPSTERSFITCLGHLATLSWDDLHPRVPHARVTLLAGAFLTPALRAQYPAVLSELTSRGSQVALDFGWPAWGFTPDVRAEVHHWLPEVSFLLINEIEALGLTNLPDLIAAVHQLADQIRPDGVVAVKLGAAGVLASQHGRVFRQPAPEVRVIDSVGAGDTWNAAFLHATLDGAHLDQALAYAVHIASNAISTMPRRFSPDPE from the coding sequence GTGCAGGACCTGATGCCGCTGGCGATCGTCGGAAACGTGAACGTGGACCTGATTCTGGGGCCGCTGGCAGACTGGCCGGAACACGGCACGGAGGTGCTTGTTCCGGAGCTGGTGTGGAGAGTGGGTGGCAGTGCAGGCCATGTCGCCGTGGCCTGCGCTGAACTTGGGACCGGCGCGCTGACGGTCAGCACCGTTGGGACCGATCTGGCCGGTGAGTGGCTTCGCCAGCAGTTTGCGCCCTCCACCGTGGACTGGATCCCGGTCCCGCAGGACACCTCCATCACGACCGCTTTTCATCACCCCTCCACTGAGCGGAGTTTTATTACCTGCCTCGGGCACCTGGCAACGCTCAGCTGGGACGATCTGCACCCGCGTGTTCCGCACGCGCGCGTGACCCTGCTCGCCGGAGCTTTTCTCACTCCTGCTTTGCGGGCACAATATCCGGCCGTCCTGAGCGAGCTGACTTCGCGTGGCTCGCAGGTCGCCTTGGATTTCGGCTGGCCTGCCTGGGGCTTTACGCCTGACGTCCGGGCGGAAGTCCATCACTGGCTGCCTGAGGTCAGCTTCCTCCTGATCAATGAAATTGAAGCCCTTGGCCTTACCAACCTTCCTGATCTGATCGCCGCCGTGCACCAACTGGCGGATCAGATCAGGCCGGACGGAGTGGTGGCGGTCAAACTCGGGGCTGCCGGCGTCCTTGCCTCTCAGCATGGCCGGGTCTTCCGGCAGCCGGCTCCCGAGGTCAGGGTGATCGATTCGGTCGGCGCGGGTGACACCTGGAACGCGGCGTTCCTGCATGCCACCCTGGATGGAGCGCACTTGGATCAAGCTCTCGCGTACGCGGTGCACATCGCGTCAAACGCCATTTCGACCATGCCCCGCCGGTTCAGCCCGGATCCTGAGTAA
- a CDS encoding RICIN domain-containing protein has protein sequence MDVKLLEWNGSWPYTSETTNGYNLVSGGTYRLVNQTSGMCMDVQNGVATSTAQIQQWGCNGLPAQNFTLEQTAEGFYRLRSVLGAQDMCLDNANGNSTPGTDVRLWSCNNAFAQNWHLEDMGHGYHRLIGQQTKLALDNPNGSTTAGTEIRTWSINGAAAQNWRLERR, from the coding sequence ATGGATGTCAAGCTGCTGGAGTGGAATGGCAGCTGGCCCTATACCAGCGAAACGACCAACGGGTACAACCTCGTCAGCGGTGGAACCTACCGGCTCGTTAACCAGACGAGCGGCATGTGTATGGATGTGCAGAATGGTGTAGCGACTTCCACCGCCCAGATTCAGCAGTGGGGCTGCAATGGTCTTCCGGCGCAGAACTTCACGTTGGAGCAGACGGCAGAAGGCTTCTACCGCCTGAGAAGCGTGTTGGGTGCCCAGGATATGTGTCTGGATAATGCTAACGGGAACAGCACGCCGGGTACGGACGTCCGCCTGTGGAGCTGCAACAATGCCTTCGCTCAGAACTGGCACCTGGAAGACATGGGTCACGGTTATCACCGGCTGATTGGCCAGCAGACCAAACTGGCCCTCGACAACCCTAACGGCAGCACCACGGCAGGTACGGAAATCCGCACCTGGTCCATCAACGGCGCCGCCGCGCAGAACTGGCGGCTCGAACGCCGCTAA
- a CDS encoding carbohydrate ABC transporter permease, with protein MDITSKAVPRAVTPARSSLKRHQTRTAYLFLGLPLLFFLIVRFLPTFMALQMSLFDWNILKEQQPFVGFENYERLAQDEKFKTALRNTALYTLIGVPAQIGLGLVLALMLSRIKAFRGLYRALYFAPFVTPIVAAAWVWQWLFSPQFGPVNTVLMWLHIPPQQFLTSPSQALATTAGLVVWQNLGFQIVLFLAGLAAIPRTYYEAAEIDGATGLQAFRGITLPLLNPTIVFSVVTGTISYLQLFTQVVNLNFTDQGGPLGSTMTVALYIYQMAFGRFEMGYASAVTVVLFVLILLITVIQLKFLTRRYEA; from the coding sequence ATGGACATTACAAGTAAAGCGGTGCCGCGGGCGGTGACACCCGCCCGCAGCTCCCTCAAACGGCATCAGACCCGCACCGCTTACCTGTTCCTAGGGCTCCCGCTGCTCTTTTTTCTGATCGTGCGCTTCCTGCCGACGTTTATGGCGCTGCAGATGAGTCTGTTCGACTGGAACATCCTGAAAGAACAGCAGCCCTTCGTGGGATTCGAGAACTATGAGCGGCTCGCCCAGGACGAAAAGTTTAAGACCGCCCTGAGAAACACGGCCCTGTACACCCTGATTGGCGTTCCCGCCCAGATCGGACTGGGGCTGGTGCTGGCGCTGATGCTCAGCCGCATCAAGGCATTCCGCGGGCTGTACCGGGCGCTGTATTTTGCTCCCTTCGTCACGCCGATCGTGGCGGCGGCCTGGGTCTGGCAGTGGCTGTTCAGTCCGCAGTTCGGACCGGTCAACACGGTGCTGATGTGGCTGCACATTCCCCCGCAGCAGTTCCTGACGTCACCGTCGCAGGCACTGGCCACGACCGCCGGACTTGTGGTCTGGCAGAATCTCGGCTTTCAGATCGTGCTGTTTCTGGCAGGGTTGGCGGCCATCCCCCGCACCTACTATGAGGCGGCCGAAATAGACGGCGCGACCGGCCTTCAGGCCTTCCGGGGGATCACCCTGCCTCTGCTCAACCCCACCATCGTCTTCAGCGTCGTGACCGGCACCATCTCCTACCTGCAGCTCTTTACCCAGGTCGTGAACCTCAATTTCACGGATCAGGGCGGACCGCTCGGCAGCACCATGACAGTGGCGCTGTACATCTATCAGATGGCGTTCGGCCGGTTCGAGATGGGGTATGCCTCAGCTGTCACAGTCGTGCTGTTCGTGCTGATTCTGCTGATTACCGTGATCCAGCTGAAATTCCTCACGCGGAGGTACGAAGCATGA
- a CDS encoding argininosuccinate lyase: MWHSTYLQAVLQPDYVYASEHLLPHLFDALTAHALMLSQCEVEHAAEAAGHLRNLRKKPFPPYDPRIEDVFFTLDAALTDRDPAAAGALRTALSRNDLDMTIYRLSARMRLMRAISRILTLRQTILTLAEREVETIIVAYTHHQPAQPTTFAHYLTAVENNLARDTERMFGALGRLNLSPMGAVALGGTSFPINRTMTAELLAFDRPIENTYDAVSASDWQVELASIITITSTTLSRVLYDLLFWASRGLIVLPDGLVQGSSVMPQKRNPVALEHARTKFSKAIGMTQSIILSSHNVPFGDINDPGPDMQPSLHSMWQEFREGVELMTVSLASPRLNRDLWLLEAQHGESAVTELADAMTRHSGNGFRDAHARIKRLLSDLHAEERPLYTVTINDLEKHGIDLSEAELRSALDPAAFIARRTTLGGPAPQVMRGELRQAQGRLEQDTAQHAAATSRFMNARTHLEEGEQ; encoded by the coding sequence ATGTGGCATAGCACCTACCTGCAGGCTGTTCTTCAGCCGGATTACGTCTATGCCAGTGAGCATCTGCTCCCGCATCTGTTCGACGCACTCACGGCCCACGCCCTGATGCTGAGCCAGTGTGAGGTCGAACATGCCGCGGAGGCTGCCGGTCATCTGCGGAACCTCAGAAAGAAGCCTTTCCCACCCTATGATCCGCGCATTGAGGACGTGTTCTTCACGCTCGACGCCGCCCTCACCGACCGTGACCCTGCGGCTGCCGGCGCCCTGCGCACCGCTTTGTCGCGGAACGACCTCGACATGACGATCTACCGCCTGAGCGCCCGGATGCGCCTTATGCGTGCGATCTCCCGGATCCTGACCCTGCGCCAGACCATCCTGACACTGGCCGAACGCGAAGTAGAAACCATCATCGTGGCCTACACGCATCACCAGCCCGCACAGCCCACCACTTTTGCGCACTACCTGACTGCGGTGGAGAACAATCTCGCACGCGATACCGAACGCATGTTCGGCGCACTTGGGCGGCTCAACCTCAGCCCAATGGGTGCCGTGGCTCTGGGCGGAACGAGCTTTCCTATCAACCGCACGATGACAGCCGAACTGCTGGCCTTTGACCGGCCGATCGAGAACACCTACGACGCGGTGAGTGCCAGCGACTGGCAGGTGGAACTGGCCAGCATCATCACGATCACCTCCACAACCCTGTCGAGGGTCCTGTACGATCTGCTGTTCTGGGCATCACGCGGTCTGATCGTGTTGCCGGACGGCCTGGTTCAGGGCAGCAGCGTCATGCCTCAAAAACGCAACCCGGTCGCACTGGAACATGCCCGCACGAAGTTCAGCAAGGCCATTGGGATGACCCAGAGCATCATCCTCAGCAGCCACAACGTTCCGTTCGGAGACATCAACGATCCAGGGCCGGACATGCAGCCTTCCCTGCACAGCATGTGGCAGGAGTTTCGCGAAGGCGTGGAACTTATGACGGTCTCGCTTGCCAGTCCCCGGCTCAACCGCGACCTCTGGTTATTGGAAGCTCAGCACGGCGAATCCGCTGTGACCGAACTTGCCGACGCCATGACACGTCATTCCGGGAATGGTTTCCGTGATGCCCACGCCCGCATCAAACGGCTGCTCTCGGACCTGCACGCCGAGGAACGACCCTTGTATACCGTCACAATCAACGATCTGGAGAAGCACGGCATTGACCTGAGTGAGGCAGAACTCCGCAGCGCCCTGGACCCTGCTGCCTTTATTGCCCGGCGCACCACCCTGGGCGGTCCCGCGCCGCAGGTGATGCGCGGGGAGTTGCGGCAGGCGCAAGGTCGCCTGGAACAGGACACCGCACAGCATGCCGCAGCCACCAGTCGCTTTATGAACGCGCGCACTCACCTTGAAGAAGGAGAACAATGA